From Streptomyces sp. 6-11-2, one genomic window encodes:
- a CDS encoding ISAs1 family transposase has protein sequence MLTSCDADDHPQAPPRNPPSQRGRRIAGARSLAAVGEWIADAPRWALRACGFAPDPLTGAVPVPHPATVRRLLARLDGDVLDETIGAFLAARARRPEDTVGKRPVLRAIAVDGKTLRGSRHAAQAAVVLLAAMEHAGSVLAQRQVADKSNEIPAFAPLLDTVDLTGSVITADALHTQHDHGTYLRARDAHYVAIVKKNHPGLYDRLRRLPWREITLDHYDRARARARARMEIRRLKTAAFAHLDYPDARQALQVVRWRRELGSGKLTIERVYLITSLPPGAATGEQLASWIRGHWGIENLLHHVRDRTFREDDSKVRTAQLPRTMASLRNLAIGLHRQDGHTNIAAALRHAARDYGRPLTALGLTG, from the coding sequence TTGCTGACGTCGTGCGACGCTGACGACCACCCCCAGGCCCCGCCGCGCAATCCCCCGTCGCAGCGGGGCCGCCGCATTGCCGGCGCCCGCTCCCTGGCCGCGGTCGGCGAGTGGATCGCTGATGCTCCGCGGTGGGCACTGCGCGCCTGCGGCTTCGCGCCCGATCCGCTGACCGGCGCTGTGCCGGTGCCGCACCCAGCCACCGTTCGGCGCCTGCTCGCCCGGCTCGATGGCGATGTGCTGGATGAGACGATCGGCGCCTTCCTTGCGGCCCGCGCCAGGCGGCCGGAGGACACTGTCGGCAAGCGCCCAGTGCTGCGGGCGATCGCAGTGGACGGCAAGACGCTGCGCGGCTCACGCCACGCAGCCCAGGCGGCGGTGGTGCTGCTGGCGGCGATGGAGCACGCCGGCAGCGTGCTCGCCCAGCGGCAGGTCGCCGACAAGAGCAACGAGATCCCCGCCTTCGCCCCACTGCTCGACACCGTGGACCTGACCGGCAGCGTGATCACCGCCGACGCCCTGCACACCCAGCACGACCACGGAACCTACCTGCGCGCACGCGACGCCCACTACGTGGCGATCGTCAAGAAGAACCACCCCGGCCTCTATGACCGACTGCGCCGCCTGCCCTGGCGTGAGATCACGCTCGACCACTACGACCGCGCCCGCGCCCGCGCCCGCGCCCGCATGGAGATCCGACGGTTGAAGACAGCCGCATTCGCGCACCTGGACTATCCAGACGCCCGCCAGGCCCTGCAAGTCGTGCGCTGGCGCCGTGAGCTGGGCAGCGGCAAGCTCACCATTGAGCGTGTCTACCTGATCACCAGCCTGCCGCCGGGCGCGGCCACCGGGGAGCAACTGGCCTCCTGGATCAGGGGGCACTGGGGCATCGAGAACCTTCTGCACCATGTTCGTGACCGGACCTTCCGCGAGGACGACTCCAAGGTCCGCACCGCCCAACTGCCCCGCACCATGGCCAGCCTACGCAACCTCGCCATCGGTCTCCACCGCCAGGACGGCCACACCAACATCGCCGCCGCCCTCCGCCACGCCGCCCGCGACTACGGACGCCCCCTGACCGCGCTCGGCCTCACCGGATGA
- a CDS encoding DUF4190 domain-containing protein, giving the protein MNQQYPPQPQQPGYGEPQQPGSNGLATTALVLGIIAVVVSFVPVLNVVVWPLAILGIIFGAIGLSKAGKVHKGKGAGITGLVTSAVAIIMFFAMNALFFSAVDKASEELDKSYDSATVGDGKSKTGGAKESEVMKDFKVTKCDVVTGDFDIKEMAIHVDYANNGDRRYSYFVEGEVLADGKKVDDFMSTAENLAPGQKFTDKNAGALVNADEIKDAKKLECKAIKASRTAF; this is encoded by the coding sequence ATGAACCAGCAGTACCCGCCCCAGCCCCAGCAGCCCGGCTACGGCGAGCCCCAGCAGCCCGGCAGCAACGGCCTGGCCACCACCGCACTCGTCCTCGGCATCATCGCCGTCGTAGTCAGCTTCGTCCCCGTCCTCAACGTCGTCGTCTGGCCGCTCGCGATCCTTGGCATCATCTTCGGCGCCATCGGCCTGTCCAAGGCGGGCAAGGTCCACAAGGGGAAGGGTGCTGGCATCACCGGCCTCGTCACGTCGGCCGTAGCGATCATCATGTTCTTCGCCATGAACGCCCTGTTCTTCTCCGCTGTCGACAAGGCCAGTGAGGAGCTGGACAAGTCGTATGACTCCGCCACCGTCGGCGACGGTAAGTCCAAGACCGGCGGCGCCAAGGAGTCCGAGGTCATGAAGGACTTCAAGGTCACTAAGTGCGACGTGGTCACCGGCGACTTCGACATCAAGGAGATGGCCATCCACGTCGACTACGCGAACAACGGCGACCGCCGATACTCGTACTTCGTTGAGGGCGAGGTCCTGGCCGACGGCAAGAAGGTCGACGACTTCATGTCAACCGCCGAGAACCTCGCCCCGGGCCAGAAGTTCACCGACAAGAACGCTGGTGCGCTGGTGAACGCGGACGAGATCAAGGACGCCAAGAAGCTCGAGTGTAAAGCCATCAAGGCGTCCCGAACCGCCTTCTGA
- a CDS encoding DUF2637 domain-containing protein codes for MTATPNGRRLSQPIRLAWGLVLGMLLIAAAWSLSGQLMRWGMNKGLAIALSVMFDAAGLICATYARRAVERGTPAGLARLALVAFVGVSGILNWNPGNDLGGTPAAAGFASLSAGVELLFELHRRDVRDEQRAARGLIAERLPHIPFLGWIMYPSRSWATLRRAVGVRLDLLDPVQTGQPITGPDTDTSPDSRHAATVRSAVRAAASTFPDMTAEEIADHLSATHIETDTDTVRAILDEDTDIRPDAKDSRSQRPRGRRVRPIAPPGQTIADTIRTALASGITDKQAVLSYVRDVHGQQVSADTVRRTRDRIEERAS; via the coding sequence ATGACCGCCACCCCCAACGGGCGGCGTCTCTCCCAGCCCATCCGCCTCGCCTGGGGCCTCGTCCTCGGCATGCTCCTCATCGCGGCCGCCTGGTCCCTCTCCGGCCAGCTCATGCGCTGGGGCATGAACAAGGGCCTCGCCATTGCCCTCAGCGTGATGTTCGACGCGGCCGGACTCATCTGCGCCACGTACGCCCGCCGCGCCGTCGAACGCGGCACCCCCGCCGGACTCGCCCGTCTCGCACTCGTCGCCTTCGTCGGCGTCTCCGGCATCCTCAACTGGAACCCTGGGAACGACCTCGGCGGCACACCCGCGGCCGCCGGATTCGCCTCCCTCTCCGCCGGCGTCGAGCTCCTCTTCGAACTGCACCGCCGCGACGTCCGCGACGAGCAGCGCGCAGCCCGCGGCCTGATCGCCGAGCGACTGCCCCACATCCCGTTCCTCGGCTGGATCATGTACCCGAGCCGCTCCTGGGCCACGCTGCGCCGCGCGGTCGGTGTCCGCCTCGACCTCCTCGACCCCGTCCAGACCGGACAACCCATCACCGGGCCGGACACGGACACGAGCCCGGACAGCCGCCACGCCGCAACTGTCCGTTCCGCTGTCCGCGCCGCCGCTTCCACCTTCCCGGACATGACCGCCGAGGAGATCGCCGACCACCTGTCCGCCACCCACATCGAGACGGACACGGACACCGTCCGGGCCATCCTGGACGAGGACACGGACATACGTCCGGACGCGAAGGACAGCAGGTCACAGCGTCCACGTGGTCGCCGCGTCCGGCCGATCGCGCCGCCCGGACAGACCATCGCGGACACCATCCGGACGGCCCTCGCCTCCGGGATCACCGACAAGCAGGCCGTCCTGTCCTACGTCCGGGACGTCCACGGACAGCAGGTGTCCGCCGACACCGTCCGACGGACACGTGACCGGATCGAGGAGCGGGCATCGTGA
- a CDS encoding DUF6221 family protein produces MDDLAEWLRVQLDEDERIARATHPVFLAWEYDHCVREIRDLGNGNEIASVILPRYGEHMAEWDPERALREIDAKRQLLAIHRRYVDEPDQACLGCAGGIEWVSCPVVRTVAAVYADRPGYKESWRP; encoded by the coding sequence ATGGATGACCTGGCGGAGTGGCTGCGCGTCCAGCTCGACGAGGACGAGCGGATCGCGCGGGCTACGCACCCCGTGTTCCTGGCATGGGAGTACGACCACTGCGTCCGGGAGATCCGGGACCTTGGCAATGGGAATGAGATCGCGTCAGTCATCCTGCCGCGCTATGGCGAGCACATGGCGGAGTGGGATCCGGAGCGTGCGCTGCGCGAGATCGACGCCAAGCGGCAGCTGCTCGCCATCCACCGCCGCTACGTCGACGAGCCTGATCAGGCGTGCCTCGGATGCGCAGGCGGGATTGAGTGGGTGAGCTGCCCCGTCGTGCGGACGGTCGCTGCGGTGTACGCAGACCGGCCCGGCTACAAGGAGTCGTGGCGGCCGTAG
- a CDS encoding winged helix-turn-helix domain-containing protein, giving the protein MRYPQGGGLTPERQAFRERIRMEAAERFGAGASNAEVAKDLRVSVRSVQRWRRAWQNTGTDGLRSVGPVSLPRLSEKLFAVLEQELAKGPVAQGWPDQTWTLARIKTLIGRRLHKSFTLSGISQMLRRHGWSHQVPARRALERDDVAVAGWVKETFPHVEAPRRRSTPTSSSRTRPASR; this is encoded by the coding sequence ATGAGGTATCCGCAGGGTGGTGGGCTGACGCCTGAACGGCAGGCGTTTCGTGAGCGGATCCGGATGGAGGCCGCCGAACGGTTCGGCGCCGGGGCCTCCAACGCGGAGGTCGCCAAGGACTTACGGGTGAGCGTGCGTTCGGTTCAGCGGTGGCGCCGGGCCTGGCAGAACACCGGCACGGACGGTCTTCGGTCGGTGGGACCAGTGTCGCTGCCCAGGCTGAGCGAGAAGCTGTTCGCCGTACTGGAGCAGGAGTTGGCCAAGGGCCCGGTCGCGCAAGGCTGGCCGGACCAGACCTGGACGCTGGCCCGGATCAAGACCTTGATCGGGCGGCGGTTGCACAAGTCGTTCACACTCTCGGGCATCTCGCAGATGCTGCGTCGCCACGGCTGGAGCCACCAGGTCCCGGCCCGACGAGCACTCGAGCGGGACGACGTGGCCGTAGCCGGGTGGGTGAAGGAGACCTTCCCGCACGTGGAAGCACCGCGGCGGCGCTCGACGCCTACCTCGTCTTCGAGGACGAGGCCGGCTTCTCGATGA
- a CDS encoding transposase, whose product MTPPTARTWSRRGVTPVVTVRGRSQRRISIAALACYKPGERSRLIYRPMVHPDHKAGGRRSFAWTDYRNLLIRAHQQLGKPIVLVWDNLNVHRDRRLRAFIDAQDWVTVHFLPPYAPHLNPVEGIWSLLRRRCQANTAFTDPAHLMRALRRGLRQAQYQPDLIDGCLAGTGLTLTTPHLQRQ is encoded by the coding sequence ATGACGCCGCCGACCGCCCGCACCTGGTCCCGTCGTGGCGTCACCCCGGTCGTCACGGTGAGGGGACGCTCCCAGCGGCGGATCTCGATCGCGGCCCTGGCCTGCTACAAACCCGGCGAGCGCTCACGGCTCATCTACCGGCCCATGGTCCACCCGGACCACAAGGCGGGCGGGCGACGCAGCTTCGCGTGGACCGACTACCGCAACCTGCTCATCAGGGCCCACCAGCAGCTCGGCAAGCCGATCGTCCTGGTCTGGGACAATCTCAACGTCCACCGCGACCGCCGCTTACGCGCGTTCATCGACGCCCAGGACTGGGTCACCGTCCACTTCCTGCCTCCGTACGCGCCGCACCTCAATCCGGTCGAGGGCATCTGGTCCCTGCTCCGCAGGCGCTGCCAGGCCAATACCGCCTTCACCGACCCCGCCCATCTCATGCGCGCCCTCCGGCGGGGACTGCGCCAGGCCCAGTACCAGCCCGACCTCATCGACGGATGCCTTGCCGGCACCGGACTCACCCTGACGACACCACACCTACAACGTCA